The Leptodactylus fuscus isolate aLepFus1 chromosome 1, aLepFus1.hap2, whole genome shotgun sequence nucleotide sequence ACACATGTATAAACCAAGAATTATTTCTAAGAACATGATTTGCTATAGCACTATTGCAATAGACACATATCATAACATATGAAAATGTGTGCACATGGAGACACTTACCTGAGTCTTACGACAATTCTCTAGGTCTTCCtcctttttcatatattttgaatAAGATTTGTTAAGTTCTTCCTTCTTTTCAGACAACTCTTTTTCCAGTACTGCTTTCTCCTTGGAAAGATTATTCTTTTCTGAAGCAATAGTTGTCTTTTCTTTAGTGCATTTCTGAAAATTTCCGTTTACTCGAGCATTTTCTGTCTTCAGTTGGCTGTTCTCATAACTGACCATGTTCACGTCAAGTTTCATCCTGTTTATTGCTTGGTCTATATTGGTTTTAATGTCACCACTAATGGTCCAGCATTTTGAGTGATAGAAGGGTTCATTTTTGTTGATAATTCCTTCAAAGCGAATTCTCATCTGTTCTAGCTCCTGGGCAAACTTGTTATCGATATCAGTGCAAAGAGTTTGTAATGCGCTAACTTGTTTTTCCAAGTCTTCCTTGGTGTTCTGAAGCTTTTCATTGTCAGAAGCGAGCTCATTGACTCTCTTGGCTATAGAGTTATTTGCCTGGTCGCAGTTCTCTTTTAGCCTCTCAGAATTCCTCTGAAGCATTGATATTTCATACCTTAATTGAAGTGTTTCAACTGCCCACAAAAATGACAAGAGCACAAAACAGATATTactgcaataaataaataaataaataaataatgataatatCAGTATTGCTGAAATAATCATATTATCTGGCCATTGGTGTCTCCCCAGCTTCCTATGCTGTATTCTATTTTTAGTAAAGGTTCCAAATGAACAACTTATCACACACAAGTAAGCCGTTAGAATACATGTCTGTATCATGGgttaacctagcctctctgctgcctgaggcaaacccCAGAACAAAATACCCAACCAACCATCTTTGGTGTAATGGGGGCCCCATTTTTAAAATTTTAGGTCACAACCTCCAATTTGCAGATCAAAAATTCCCTTAGTTGGCCTCCTCAAAGTATGACACCccttttactggctcccacagtgTATTACCTCCTTtattgacccccatacagtattatcacCCCCTTAACTGACCCCCAGACTATActgcccctttactggccccaactGGTAAGACAGTTGCCTCATGGCAGGTTTGGCACTGGTCAATCACTTGTGATCACAGGGGTGATTAAATAGTGATAACATAAATGCAAAGTCATTCAAGCACAGTCACCATACACAGCTAATAGTGGTAAGGGGCTAAGGCTGAATCTGTGCTGTATGACAGCAGTCCTgaatttttaatttatatattcATCTAATGTATTCAAAAGAAATTTGTGAAAAATGGATAAAATCTATGGAAAGTAATATCATCAAATTCTCTCTATGCTTTAATACTTTAGTCTTGTAAATTTAAATTTTCTTTAGATCAGTATTAGAAGACAAAAAGAGCACCTGTTTACCCCATATAGGCAACATTTCCCCTACCCCATACCAAAGAATTAGCTAGGAGATGTTTTCGGCTAGGTCACATTCTTGA carries:
- the LOC142212492 gene encoding uncharacterized protein LOC142212492 yields the protein MDPNYAMAKFGLESKNMLKSKHRGCWYYTKYFFFFLSIIQFLIILGLVLFMLYGNAHYGTEQRLLSVENRLKNQSIDYLALTSNYSNLRSKCTITEKQNANCTAMLGTTMRQLQIMQNRTLPGRNIMPLPPFQEVCRNYQVALDKLNTTYIIETLQLRYEISMLQRNSERLKENCDQANNSIAKRVNELASDNEKLQNTKEDLEKQVSALQTLCTDIDNKFAQELEQMRIRFEGIINKNEPFYHSKCWTISGDIKTNIDQAINRMKLDVNMVSYENSQLKTENARVNGNFQKCTKEKTTIASEKNNLSKEKAVLEKELSEKKEELNKSYSKYMKKEEDLENCRKTQNLGRMPVGPFPRN